The region GTTGCTCTCAGCGGACATGGAAGGCGTCACCGGCGTCACGTGGACCGACGACGTGGTGCCGGGGACCGAGCAGTGGCAGCGCTTCCGGCGCCTGTTCACCGGGGACGTCAACGCGTGCGTCGAAGGGCTCTGCGCGGGCGGGGCCACCGACGTGCTGGTCAACGAGGCGCACTCCGCGCAGCGCAACCTGCTGCTGGAGGATCTGGACCAGCGGGCGGTGCTGCTGACCGGGCGGCACAAGCCGCTGTCCATGATGCAGGGCATCGATTCCGATGTTGACGGTGTGGTGTTCCTCGGCTACCACGCGGGCGCGGGCGCGGACGGCGTCCTTTCCCACACCTACTTGGAGAACTCCATCACCGGGGTGTGGCTGGACGGGCTCCGCGCCGGCGAAGGCGGGCTCAACGCCGCGCTGGCCGCCGAGTACGGGGTGCCCGTCCTGCTGGTCACCGGCGACGACCGGGCCTGCGCCGAAGCCAACGAATACGCGCCCGCCGCGCGGACCGTCGCGGTCAAGGACTGCGTCAGCCGCTACGCGGCGATCTGCCGCCCACCGGCCCGCTCCACGGCCGACATCCGCGCCGCGGCCACCGAAAGCCTGCGCCTGGCCGGGCGAACCGGCGGCGCGGTCCGGCCGCACCGTATCGAGGTGGAGTTCGACGCCGCGCAGCTTGCCGCGGCCACCGCGGTGATCCCCACCGTCGAGCAGCTGGACGTGCGGCGGGTCGGGTTCGACGCGCCGAGCATGACCGAGGCGATGAAGGCCTTCAAGATCGTGACGACCATCGCCGCGCGCGCGATCGAGGGCATCTACGGCTGATCACAGGTCGCCCCAGCGTGCGGTCTGCCAGTGCACGGCCGCAGGCCGCTCACCGGTTCGGGTGAATTCGTCGAGCGCCGCCCGAAGGTCCCGGAACGGCAGGACCGCGTCGCGCGGGAACTTCAGCGTGCTGCCCGCGTCGAACGGCAGCGCGGGGGCCTCCGCCGAGGACTCCGGGTTGAGCGTGTGCCAGGACTGCAGTTCG is a window of Saccharopolyspora phatthalungensis DNA encoding:
- a CDS encoding M55 family metallopeptidase; protein product: MRVLLSADMEGVTGVTWTDDVVPGTEQWQRFRRLFTGDVNACVEGLCAGGATDVLVNEAHSAQRNLLLEDLDQRAVLLTGRHKPLSMMQGIDSDVDGVVFLGYHAGAGADGVLSHTYLENSITGVWLDGLRAGEGGLNAALAAEYGVPVLLVTGDDRACAEANEYAPAARTVAVKDCVSRYAAICRPPARSTADIRAAATESLRLAGRTGGAVRPHRIEVEFDAAQLAAATAVIPTVEQLDVRRVGFDAPSMTEAMKAFKIVTTIAARAIEGIYG